One region of Oncorhynchus masou masou isolate Uvic2021 unplaced genomic scaffold, UVic_Omas_1.1 unplaced_scaffold_3280, whole genome shotgun sequence genomic DNA includes:
- the LOC135534351 gene encoding oocyte zinc finger protein XlCOF6-like, giving the protein MTCCCGQEFSSKCVLEVHLKTDTGAKPYTCCVCGKRFNKESLKEHQRSHTGEMPYSCSFCGKGYYHKPAWKAHERTHTEEKPLCSVCGRTCSSKYTLKVHERTHTGDMPFLCSECGKGFISKGLLMTHERFNCSGEKNDGERRGFTSVRT; this is encoded by the coding sequence ATGACCTGCTGCTGTGGACAAGAGTTCTCCTCAAAGTGCGTTCTGGAGGTTCACTTGAAGACGGACACGGGAGCCAAGCCTTacacctgctgtgtgtgtggcaAGAGGTTCAATAAAGAATCATTAAAAGAACACCAGCGATCTCACACAGGAGAGATGCCTTACTCTTGCTCTTTCTGTGGCAAGGGTTACTATCACAAACCGGCTTGGAAAGCCCACGAGCGAACGCACACCGAGGAGAAGCCCCTGTGCTCCGTGTGCGGACGGACCTGCTCTAGTAAGTATACGTTAAAAGTCCACGagcgaacacacacaggagatatgCCTTTCCTCTGCTCTGAGTGTGGCAAGGGCTTCATCAGTAAAGGACTCCTGATGACCCACGAGCGATTCAACTGTTCCGGGGAGAAGAACGACGGCGAGCGAAGAGGTTTCACAAGTGTCCGGACT
- the LOC135534353 gene encoding clumping factor B-like, which translates to MDEDPEDPSSPSPSCSTDPQPTVSPDPDRNHGDQEYSNHGDQKDTPQGQERVTVSLDINSETPTFNIVVKEEEEDWELDNAGESPSHQSAGGERPSTSGEPESDSVSLTISVLSHPHRRESQPSERVPAISQQAGETLYIRRT; encoded by the exons ATGGACGAG GACCCTGAAGACCCGTCCAGCCCGTCTCCATCCTGCTCCACGGATCCCCAACCCACTGTGTCCCCGGATCCTGACAGGAACCATGGTGACCAGGAGTACAGTAACCATGGTGATCAGAAAGACACACCGCAAGGTCAGGAGAGGGTTACTGTGAGTCTGGACATCAACAGTGAAACACCAACATTTAATATCGTagtcaaagaagaagaagaagactggGAACTAGATAATGCAG GAGAGAGTCCCAGCCATCAGTCAGCAGGCGGGGAGAGACCCTCTACATCAGGAGAACCTGAGTCTGACTCAGTCTCACTGACTATATCTGTCCTGTCTCATCCCCACAGGAGAGAGTCCCAGCCATCA GAGAGAGTCCCAGCCATCAGTCAGCAGGCGGGGGAGACCCTCTACATCAGGAGAACCTGA